From a single Cydia amplana chromosome 22, ilCydAmpl1.1, whole genome shotgun sequence genomic region:
- the LOC134658348 gene encoding uncharacterized protein LOC134658348 — MNALTENNVENCNAENSADSLPRRRRRSSFFERRSIVPEPIMHIDANDTEDGEVDEEYLNQYYTQLQNEKNQWKKEVQNRRGILHDAELQLKLTKNSDKIRINYSILSNEDIKFLEAKPNLTDLVDSVRKLQRSTRGTYALYKRAMELDEVVLRDVESKVERVTRYLLEHSRNEVE, encoded by the exons ATGAATGCATTGACAGAAAACAATGTGGAGAATTGTAACGCAGAGAATTCCGCGGATTCGCTGCCGCGCCGACGGCGTCGATCCAGTTTCTTCGAGCGTCGAAGCATTG tgcctgaaccgattatGCATATTGATGCTAATGATACCGAAGATGGAGAAGTGGACGAGGAGTACTTAAATCA GTACTACACACAGTTGCAGAATGAGAAGAATCAATGGAAAAAAGAGGTTCAGAACAGACGAGGCATTCTACATGATGCTGAATT ACAACTAAAATTGACAAAGAACTCTGACAAAATCCGAATCAACTACAGCATACTGTCAAACGAGGACATCAAGTTTCTCGAAGCGAAACCCAACTTGACAGACCTGGTTGACAGTGTCAGGAAGCTACAGAGATCTACGAGGGGGACTTATGCCCTGTATAAAAGAGCTATGGAACTGGATGAGGTAGTCTTGAGAGATGTGGAAAGCAAAGTGGAACGGGTTACGAGATATTTGCTGGAACATAGTCGTAATGAAGTTGAATAA